From Pseudomonas poae, the proteins below share one genomic window:
- a CDS encoding leucyl aminopeptidase: MELVVKSVSPETLKTATLVVAIGEGRKLGVAAKQLDELSGGAISAVLKRGDLAGKVGQSLLLQSLPNLKADRVLLVGVGKDTELGDRPFRKIISGILSTLKGLGGSDAALALDEIVVKGRDSYGKTRLLAETLVDGGYIFDQFKSQKAEPRAIKKITLLTIKAAQAEVERAVTHAQAIANGMSFTRDLGNLPPNICHPTYLGEQAKALGKEFKSLKVEVLDEKKIKELGMGSFYAVGQGSDQPPRLIVMQYNGGKKSEKPYALVGKGITFDTGGISLKPGLGMDEMKYDMGGAASVFGTLRAVLELKLPINLVCILACAENMPSGGATRPGDIVTTLSGQTVEILNTDAEGRLVLCDALTYAERFKPQAVIDIATLTGACIVALGSHTSGLLGNSDELIEQLLSAGKAADDRAWQLPLFDEYQEQLDSPFADIANIGGPKAGTITAACFLSRFAKNFNWAHLDIAGTAWTSGGKDKGATGRPVPLLTQYLLDRAKA; encoded by the coding sequence ATGGAATTGGTTGTAAAAAGCGTTAGCCCCGAAACGTTGAAAACCGCCACCCTCGTGGTCGCCATCGGCGAAGGCCGCAAGCTCGGCGTCGCCGCCAAGCAACTCGACGAACTGAGCGGCGGCGCCATCAGCGCCGTACTCAAGCGCGGCGACCTGGCCGGCAAAGTCGGCCAGAGCCTGCTGCTGCAAAGCCTGCCTAACCTTAAAGCCGACCGCGTATTGCTGGTGGGCGTGGGCAAGGACACCGAACTGGGCGACCGCCCGTTCCGCAAAATCATCAGCGGCATCCTCAGCACCCTCAAGGGCCTGGGCGGCAGCGACGCGGCACTGGCACTCGACGAAATCGTGGTCAAAGGCCGTGACAGCTACGGCAAGACCCGCCTGCTGGCCGAAACCCTGGTGGACGGTGGCTATATCTTCGACCAGTTCAAGAGCCAGAAAGCCGAACCACGCGCCATCAAGAAAATCACCCTGCTGACCATCAAGGCCGCGCAGGCTGAAGTCGAGCGCGCCGTAACCCACGCCCAGGCCATCGCTAACGGCATGTCGTTCACCCGTGACCTGGGCAACCTGCCGCCGAACATCTGCCACCCGACCTACCTGGGCGAGCAAGCCAAGGCGCTGGGCAAAGAGTTCAAGAGCCTCAAAGTTGAAGTGCTGGACGAGAAGAAGATCAAGGAACTGGGCATGGGCTCGTTCTATGCCGTGGGCCAGGGCAGCGACCAGCCGCCACGCCTGATCGTGATGCAATACAACGGCGGCAAGAAGTCCGAGAAGCCTTACGCCCTGGTAGGTAAAGGCATCACCTTCGACACCGGCGGCATCAGCCTCAAGCCGGGCCTGGGCATGGACGAGATGAAGTACGACATGGGCGGCGCCGCCAGCGTGTTCGGCACCCTGCGTGCCGTGCTGGAGCTGAAACTGCCGATCAACCTGGTGTGCATCCTGGCCTGTGCCGAGAACATGCCGAGCGGCGGCGCGACCCGTCCTGGCGATATCGTCACCACCCTCAGCGGCCAGACCGTAGAGATCCTCAACACCGACGCCGAGGGCCGCCTGGTGCTGTGCGATGCGCTGACCTACGCCGAGCGTTTCAAGCCGCAAGCCGTGATCGACATCGCTACCCTGACCGGTGCCTGCATCGTCGCCCTGGGTTCCCACACCTCGGGCCTGCTGGGCAACAGCGACGAACTGATCGAGCAACTGCTCAGCGCCGGCAAGGCTGCCGACGACCGCGCCTGGCAATTGCCGCTGTTCGATGAATACCAGGAGCAACTGGACAGCCCCTTCGCCGACATCGCCAACATCGGCGGGCCGAAAGCCGGGACCATCACCGCGGCGTGCTTCCTGTCGCGCTTTGCCAAGAACTTCAACTGGGCGCACCTGGACATCGCCGGCACGGCCTGGACCAGCGGCGGCAAGGACAAGGGCGCCACTGGCCGTCCGGTGCCACTGTTGACCCAGTACCTGCTGGATCGCGCCAAAGCCTGA
- a CDS encoding FecR family protein, with product MNRTPTPDQEQAALAWLSLLHDQPSAGDQATFSRWLRADPAHVEAYSQAQVLWELSEVPARTLAAEDALALQGYLNAMNRSKRSRVVRWSGALAMAACLLVMVSMGAGWQPSRWVDELGADYVTAPGEVKTFTLADQSQVTLDADSAIAVDFSQGERHIQLRRGAGFFHVTHTGESFVVEAGSGEARVLGTQFEVRLQPAGAQVTVLSGRVGVTPSRQGTQQILTAGQQVAYADGVADPLHAVDSESRLAWRDGWLNYYKAPLAEVVQDLGRYYPGRILLLNEEMGARRVSGSFPSKDPQAVLNALQAVLGFEQHSVLGRMIVVR from the coding sequence GTGAACCGCACCCCAACGCCCGACCAGGAACAAGCAGCACTGGCCTGGCTGAGCCTGCTGCATGACCAGCCGAGCGCCGGCGACCAGGCCACGTTCAGCCGCTGGTTGCGCGCCGACCCCGCACACGTCGAGGCCTATTCCCAGGCCCAGGTGCTGTGGGAGTTGAGCGAGGTGCCTGCGCGCACGCTGGCGGCCGAAGACGCCTTGGCGTTGCAGGGTTACCTCAATGCGATGAACCGCTCGAAACGCTCACGGGTGGTGCGCTGGTCCGGCGCCCTGGCCATGGCCGCGTGCTTGCTGGTGATGGTGTCGATGGGCGCCGGCTGGCAGCCCTCGCGCTGGGTCGATGAATTGGGCGCGGACTACGTGACGGCCCCGGGCGAGGTGAAGACCTTTACCCTGGCTGACCAGTCCCAGGTCACCCTGGATGCCGACAGTGCCATCGCCGTGGATTTCAGCCAGGGCGAGCGGCATATCCAGCTGCGGCGCGGCGCGGGCTTTTTTCACGTGACCCACACCGGCGAGTCGTTTGTGGTGGAGGCGGGCAGTGGCGAAGCACGGGTGCTGGGTACGCAGTTTGAAGTGCGCCTGCAACCGGCAGGGGCACAGGTGACGGTATTGTCAGGGCGGGTTGGCGTGACGCCTTCCCGGCAGGGTACTCAGCAGATTCTTACAGCCGGCCAGCAAGTGGCCTACGCCGATGGTGTGGCAGACCCGCTGCATGCGGTCGACAGCGAATCCCGCCTGGCCTGGCGTGACGGCTGGCTTAATTACTATAAAGCGCCGCTGGCGGAGGTGGTCCAGGACCTGGGCCGCTACTACCCGGGCCGCATCCTGTTGCTTAACGAGGAGATGGGCGCCAGGCGCGTCAGCGGCAGCTTCCCGAGCAAGGACCCGCAGGCGGTACTGAATGCCCTGCAGGCGGTGCTGGGCTTCGAGCAGCACAGTGTGCTGGGGCGGATGATCGTGGTGCGCTGA
- a CDS encoding RNA polymerase sigma factor → MMISTPPESQDSQHADAAGGRAHFLQVFLSQRSQMEALVSRRVGCRATAADLVQDLFLRFWRRPLVQVEELSTYLLRCAGNIAIDHLRSEGARVRSSEGWLPEQQDHQGSEPQAALEAGNDLRHVEAALRSLPERTRQIFLLNRIHGRKYAQIAKAMGLSQSAVEKHMMRALEACKASLRDPSPARKPGTAP, encoded by the coding sequence ATGATGATCAGCACCCCGCCCGAATCCCAGGACAGCCAGCACGCTGATGCGGCAGGCGGGCGTGCGCATTTTTTGCAGGTGTTCCTGTCCCAGCGTTCGCAGATGGAGGCCCTGGTCAGCCGGCGCGTGGGCTGCCGCGCGACGGCGGCCGACCTGGTACAGGATTTGTTCCTGCGCTTCTGGCGGCGGCCGTTGGTGCAGGTCGAGGAGCTCAGTACTTACCTGTTGCGCTGTGCCGGCAATATCGCCATCGACCACTTGCGCAGTGAAGGTGCGCGGGTGCGCAGCAGCGAAGGCTGGCTGCCCGAACAGCAGGACCATCAGGGCTCCGAACCCCAGGCGGCACTGGAAGCGGGCAATGACCTGCGCCATGTCGAGGCCGCCCTGCGCAGCCTGCCTGAGCGCACCCGGCAGATTTTCCTGCTTAACCGCATCCACGGCCGCAAGTACGCACAAATCGCCAAAGCGATGGGCTTGTCCCAAAGTGCCGTGGAAAAACATATGATGCGTGCCCTCGAAGCCTGCAAAGCCAGCCTTCGCGACCCATCACCCGCACGTAAGCCAGGGACAGCACCGTGA
- a CDS encoding HU family DNA-binding protein, with product MAITKDQLIADLAEAVDAPKTTVRALLDQLSQVVADQLENGGEITLPGVGKLKVTERPARTGRNPSTGAAIEIAAKKVIKLVVAKGLTDAVNK from the coding sequence ATGGCTATTACTAAAGACCAACTGATCGCTGACCTGGCTGAAGCAGTAGACGCACCGAAAACTACCGTGCGCGCTCTGCTGGACCAACTGAGCCAAGTTGTTGCTGACCAGCTGGAAAACGGCGGCGAAATCACTCTGCCAGGCGTTGGCAAACTGAAAGTGACCGAGCGTCCTGCCCGTACTGGCCGTAACCCTTCGACTGGCGCTGCCATCGAAATCGCTGCCAAGAAAGTTATCAAGCTGGTTGTGGCCAAAGGCCTGACCGACGCTGTTAACAAGTAA
- a CDS encoding DUF3325 domain-containing protein: MLLALLMCYAGFTALCLSTDRHHGELLHSKPSPRRRLGLRGLGWLLLSVSIWPAVSVAGWGQGLVQWCAVLMLSALLLVLLLPYRPRLALILAGVGLLASPVAAFATL, from the coding sequence ATGCTGCTGGCGCTGTTGATGTGTTACGCAGGCTTCACCGCATTGTGCCTGTCCACCGACCGTCACCATGGCGAATTGCTGCACAGCAAACCCTCGCCACGTCGGCGTTTGGGCCTGCGAGGGCTCGGCTGGTTACTGCTGAGCGTGTCGATCTGGCCGGCCGTGAGCGTTGCCGGGTGGGGCCAGGGCCTGGTGCAGTGGTGCGCGGTATTGATGCTCAGCGCACTGCTGTTGGTGCTGTTGTTGCCGTATCGGCCAAGGCTGGCCTTGATCCTGGCGGGCGTTGGCCTGCTGGCCAGCCCTGTTGCGGCCTTCGCCACCCTCTGA
- a CDS encoding valine--tRNA ligase has product MDKTYQPHAIETSWYETWESENYFAPQGAGDSYTIMIPPPNVTGSLHMGHGFNNAIMDALIRFRRMQGRNTLWQPGTDHAGIATQMLVERQLEATGQNRHDLGREKFLEKIWEWKDQSGGNISRQIRRLGSSVDWSRERFTMDDGLSEAVKEAFVRLHEDGLIYRGKRLVNWDTKLHTAISDLEVENHDEKGFLWNLKYPLADGAKTAEGNDYLIVATTRPETMLGDAAVAVNPNDERYQALIGKFVELPLVGRRIPIIADDYCDPEFGTGCVKITPAHDFNDYEVGKRHNLPLLNIFDKNAAVLPACQVFNLDGTLNESIDGKIPAEYAGLDRFEARKQIVAAFDAAGLLVSVDDHGLKVPKGDRSGTVIEPWLTDQWYVSTKPLAEPAIAAVEDGRIQFVPKQYENMYFSWMRDIQDWCISRQLWWGHRIPAWYDESGKVYVGRDEAEVRAKHNLGADVALQQDNDVLDTWFSSGLWTFSTLGWPQQTEFLKKFHSTDVLVTGFDIIFFWVARMIMLTMHLVKNEDGTPQVPFKTVYVHGLVRDGQGQKMSKSKGNVLDPLDIIDGIDLETLVQKRTSGLMQPKLAKKIEKQTRDEFADGIASYGTDALRFTFCSLASTGRDIKFDMGRVEGYRNFCNKIWNAARYVLDKGEDCGQNGEAYELSLADRWIISQLQRTEAEVTRQLDQFRFDLAAQALYEFIWNQYCDWYLELSKPVLWDENAPIERQRGTRRTLVRVLEVALRLAHPFMPFITEEIWQRLAPLAGIEGKTIMLQPWPVANEARIDEAAESDIEWLKTLMLGTRNIRAEMNIGPGKPLAVFVKNASADDQRRLTENDALLKKLAKLESITVLAASAEAPLSATALVGDMEVLVPMAGLIDKGAELARLDKEILRLQGEVQRVGGKLSNAAFVDKAPAEVIDKERAKLAEAEQALGKLAEQHARISSL; this is encoded by the coding sequence ATGGATAAGACCTACCAGCCGCACGCTATTGAAACTTCCTGGTACGAGACCTGGGAGTCCGAGAATTATTTCGCTCCGCAAGGCGCGGGTGATTCCTACACCATCATGATTCCGCCACCGAATGTCACTGGCAGCCTGCACATGGGCCATGGCTTCAACAATGCGATCATGGATGCGTTGATCCGTTTCCGCCGCATGCAGGGCCGCAACACCCTGTGGCAGCCGGGCACCGACCACGCCGGTATCGCCACGCAGATGCTGGTGGAACGCCAACTCGAAGCCACCGGCCAGAACCGCCATGACCTGGGTCGCGAGAAGTTTCTGGAAAAGATCTGGGAATGGAAAGACCAGTCCGGCGGCAATATCAGCCGTCAGATCCGTCGCCTGGGTTCGTCCGTAGACTGGAGCCGCGAGCGCTTCACCATGGACGATGGCCTGTCGGAAGCCGTGAAAGAAGCCTTCGTGCGCCTGCATGAAGACGGCCTTATCTACCGCGGCAAGCGCCTGGTCAACTGGGACACCAAGTTACACACGGCGATTTCCGACCTCGAAGTGGAAAACCACGACGAGAAAGGCTTCCTGTGGAACCTCAAGTACCCGCTGGCCGATGGCGCCAAGACCGCCGAAGGCAACGACTACCTGATCGTCGCCACCACCCGTCCGGAAACCATGCTCGGCGACGCCGCCGTGGCCGTTAACCCGAACGATGAACGTTACCAGGCGCTGATCGGCAAGTTCGTTGAGCTGCCGCTGGTGGGCCGCCGTATCCCGATCATCGCGGACGACTATTGCGACCCTGAATTCGGCACCGGCTGCGTGAAAATCACCCCGGCCCACGATTTCAACGACTATGAAGTCGGCAAGCGTCACAACCTGCCGCTGCTGAACATCTTCGACAAAAATGCCGCCGTGCTGCCGGCCTGCCAGGTGTTCAACCTGGACGGTACGCTGAATGAAAGCATCGATGGCAAGATCCCGGCGGAATACGCCGGCCTCGACCGTTTTGAAGCGCGCAAGCAAATCGTTGCTGCCTTCGACGCCGCCGGCCTGCTGGTCAGCGTTGACGACCACGGCCTGAAAGTGCCGAAAGGCGACCGCTCCGGCACCGTGATCGAGCCGTGGCTGACCGACCAGTGGTACGTGTCCACCAAGCCGCTGGCAGAACCTGCCATTGCCGCGGTGGAAGACGGCCGTATCCAGTTCGTGCCGAAACAATACGAAAACATGTACTTCTCGTGGATGCGCGACATCCAGGATTGGTGCATCAGCCGTCAACTGTGGTGGGGCCACCGCATCCCGGCCTGGTACGACGAGTCGGGCAAGGTCTACGTTGGCCGTGACGAAGCCGAAGTGCGTGCCAAGCACAACCTCGGCGCTGACGTTGCGCTGCAGCAGGACAACGACGTACTCGATACCTGGTTCAGCTCCGGCCTGTGGACCTTCTCCACCCTGGGTTGGCCGCAACAGACCGAATTCCTCAAGAAATTCCACTCCACCGACGTGCTGGTCACCGGTTTCGACATCATTTTCTTCTGGGTTGCCCGGATGATCATGCTGACCATGCACCTGGTGAAGAACGAGGACGGCACCCCGCAAGTACCGTTCAAGACCGTGTACGTGCACGGCCTTGTGCGTGATGGCCAGGGCCAGAAGATGTCCAAGTCCAAGGGCAACGTCCTGGACCCGTTGGACATCATCGACGGCATCGACCTGGAAACCCTGGTGCAAAAACGCACCTCGGGTCTGATGCAGCCGAAACTGGCGAAGAAGATCGAGAAGCAGACCCGTGACGAGTTCGCGGACGGCATCGCCAGCTACGGCACCGACGCCCTGCGCTTCACCTTCTGCTCGCTGGCGTCCACCGGTCGCGACATCAAGTTCGACATGGGCCGCGTCGAAGGCTATCGCAACTTCTGCAACAAGATCTGGAACGCGGCGCGCTACGTGCTGGATAAAGGTGAAGACTGCGGCCAGAACGGCGAAGCCTATGAGCTGAGCCTGGCCGACCGCTGGATCATCTCGCAGCTGCAACGCACCGAAGCCGAAGTGACCCGCCAGCTCGACCAGTTCCGCTTCGACCTGGCCGCGCAAGCCCTGTACGAGTTCATCTGGAACCAGTATTGCGACTGGTACCTGGAGCTGTCCAAGCCCGTGCTGTGGGACGAAAACGCGCCAATCGAACGCCAGCGCGGCACCCGCCGCACCCTGGTACGCGTACTGGAAGTGGCGTTGCGCCTGGCGCACCCGTTCATGCCGTTCATCACCGAAGAAATCTGGCAGCGCCTCGCGCCGCTGGCCGGTATCGAAGGCAAGACCATCATGCTGCAACCTTGGCCGGTGGCCAACGAAGCACGCATCGATGAGGCGGCCGAAAGCGATATCGAATGGCTCAAGACCCTGATGCTCGGCACGCGCAACATCCGCGCCGAGATGAACATCGGCCCGGGCAAGCCACTGGCGGTGTTCGTGAAAAACGCCAGTGCCGACGATCAGCGTCGCCTCACCGAGAACGATGCGCTGCTCAAGAAGCTGGCGAAGCTGGAGTCGATCACCGTATTGGCGGCAAGCGCCGAAGCACCGCTGTCGGCAACTGCACTGGTCGGCGACATGGAAGTGCTGGTACCGATGGCCGGCCTGATCGACAAGGGCGCGGAACTGGCCCGTCTCGACAAGGAAATCCTGCGCCTGCAAGGCGAAGTGCAACGAGTGGGCGGCAAGCTGTCCAACGCGGCGTTCGTCGACAAGGCGCCGGCCGAAGTGATCGACAAAGAACGCGCCAAACTGGCCGAGGCGGAACAGGCCCTGGGCAAGCTGGCGGAGCAACATGCGCGGATTTCCAGCCTGTAA
- a CDS encoding DNA polymerase III subunit chi produces the protein MTQVDFYILPSADPSARLDFACKLTEKAWRMGHRIYLHCSDAAQRDDLDARLWRFKGESFVPHGPAESEPDSLIVLGLGDNCGDHHDLLVNLDLKVPPFAKAFARVAEVVVEDPAIRQAARESFRFYREQGYPLQDHRLQRL, from the coding sequence ATGACCCAAGTTGACTTCTATATATTGCCCAGTGCCGATCCCTCTGCGCGCCTGGACTTTGCCTGCAAACTCACCGAAAAAGCCTGGCGCATGGGCCACCGCATCTACCTGCATTGCAGCGACGCCGCCCAACGCGACGACCTCGATGCACGCCTGTGGCGCTTCAAGGGCGAAAGCTTCGTGCCCCACGGCCCCGCCGAATCTGAACCCGACAGCCTGATTGTGTTGGGTTTGGGCGACAACTGCGGCGATCACCATGACCTGCTGGTCAACCTGGACCTGAAAGTACCACCCTTCGCCAAGGCCTTCGCCCGTGTGGCGGAAGTGGTGGTGGAAGACCCGGCTATTCGTCAGGCCGCGCGTGAGAGTTTCCGCTTCTACCGCGAACAGGGCTATCCTTTGCAGGATCACCGGCTACAACGACTTTGA
- a CDS encoding glutaredoxin family protein yields the protein MLGGVFKKVLLVLLVVVVIQNWGKIERLFNPSQVAPIEIRAAARVTLYSTEWCGYCKQIRRFLDQKAIPYGVVDIEKDAKGRKAYEALGGGGIPFVDVNGTLIRDFDPEKIMAALTK from the coding sequence ATGCTCGGCGGGGTCTTTAAGAAAGTCCTGCTGGTATTGCTGGTGGTGGTGGTCATCCAGAACTGGGGCAAGATCGAGCGGCTGTTCAACCCGTCGCAAGTGGCGCCTATCGAAATCCGCGCCGCGGCGCGGGTGACGCTGTATTCCACCGAATGGTGTGGCTACTGCAAGCAGATACGCCGCTTTCTGGACCAGAAAGCCATTCCGTATGGGGTGGTTGATATCGAGAAGGACGCCAAGGGGCGCAAGGCCTACGAGGCGTTGGGCGGTGGCGGGATTCCATTTGTGGACGTGAACGGGACGTTGATTCGCGACTTTGACCCCGAGAAGATCATGGCGGCGCTGACGAAGTAA
- the yejK gene encoding nucleoid-associated protein YejK: MPIRHCIVHLIDKKPDGTPAVLHARDSELAESAAIENMLADLNESYNAKQGKAWGFFHAESGAHPFSGWLKEYFDGGQDFTTFSRTAVEHLQKLMEESNLSTGGHVLFAHYQQGMTDYLAIALLHHSEGVAVTDELDVTPSRHLDLGQLHLAARINVSEWQNNKQSKQYISFIKGKNGKKVSEYFRDFIGCQEGVDGPGETRTLLKAFSDFVESEDLPDESAREKTKTLVDYASSQAKLGEPMGLEELSGLIDEDRPKAFYDHIRNKDYGLSPEIPADKRTLNQFRRFTGRAEGLSISFEAHLLGDKIEYDEAAGTLIIKGLPTQLTDQLKRRN, from the coding sequence ATGCCGATCCGTCACTGCATCGTCCACCTGATCGACAAAAAACCCGACGGCACACCCGCAGTTCTCCACGCCCGTGACTCCGAACTTGCCGAGTCGGCCGCGATAGAGAACATGCTTGCCGACCTCAACGAGAGCTACAACGCCAAACAAGGCAAGGCCTGGGGGTTTTTCCATGCCGAGTCCGGCGCGCACCCGTTCAGCGGCTGGTTGAAGGAATATTTCGACGGTGGCCAGGATTTCACCACCTTCAGCCGCACGGCCGTGGAGCACCTGCAAAAGCTGATGGAGGAGTCCAACCTCTCCACCGGCGGCCACGTGCTCTTCGCCCACTACCAGCAAGGCATGACCGATTACCTGGCCATCGCCCTGCTGCACCACAGCGAAGGCGTGGCGGTGACCGATGAGCTGGACGTGACCCCCTCGCGCCACCTGGACCTGGGCCAACTGCACCTGGCGGCGCGGATCAACGTCTCCGAGTGGCAGAACAACAAGCAGTCCAAGCAGTACATCTCCTTTATCAAAGGCAAGAATGGCAAAAAGGTTTCGGAATACTTCCGCGACTTTATCGGCTGCCAGGAAGGCGTCGACGGCCCGGGCGAGACCCGCACCTTGCTCAAGGCGTTCAGCGACTTTGTTGAAAGCGAAGACTTGCCGGACGAGTCCGCCCGCGAAAAAACCAAAACCCTGGTGGACTACGCCAGCAGCCAGGCCAAGCTCGGCGAGCCCATGGGCCTGGAAGAACTGTCGGGTTTGATCGATGAAGATCGGCCAAAAGCGTTCTACGACCATATCCGCAACAAGGATTACGGCCTGTCGCCGGAAATCCCGGCGGATAAGCGCACCCTCAACCAGTTCCGTCGCTTCACCGGGCGCGCCGAAGGGCTGTCGATCAGCTTTGAAGCACACCTGCTGGGCGACAAGATCGAGTACGACGAAGCCGCCGGCACCTTGATCATCAAGGGCCTGCCGACCCAGCTGACCGACCAGCTCAAGCGCCGTAACTGA
- the rlmF gene encoding 23S rRNA (adenine(1618)-N(6))-methyltransferase RlmF: MTAPSTPKPPRKKPKTAATAKPVVPRKEATLHPRNRHTGRYDFPALIKTTPELAQFVIINPYGKESIDFASPDAVRVFNRALLKAFYGIQHWDIPADYLCPPVPGRADYVHFLADLLAEVNDGKIPRGSIVKVLDIGMGANCVYPLIGYMEYRWNFLGSEVDPIAVAAAKAIVQSNDLSKVIQLRQQSNPKQILLGLLEPGERFDLTMCNPPFHASMDEATKGSERKWRALGKADPKRKLPVLNFGGQSAELWCEGGEARFVTQLIAESAHFAHKVLWFSTLVSKASNLPAIETALKKAGVLESRVVEMSQGQKQSRFVAWTFQTKNEQQIWRQRWVRD; the protein is encoded by the coding sequence ATGACCGCCCCCAGCACGCCAAAACCTCCGCGCAAGAAGCCTAAAACCGCAGCCACAGCCAAACCCGTGGTGCCGCGCAAAGAGGCCACCCTGCATCCGCGCAACCGCCACACCGGCCGCTACGACTTCCCGGCGCTGATCAAGACCACGCCGGAACTGGCGCAATTCGTGATCATCAATCCGTACGGCAAGGAAAGTATCGACTTCGCCAGCCCGGATGCGGTGCGCGTGTTCAACCGTGCGTTGCTCAAAGCCTTCTATGGCATCCAGCACTGGGACATTCCGGCCGATTACCTGTGCCCACCGGTACCGGGGCGTGCGGACTACGTGCACTTTCTCGCCGACCTGCTGGCCGAGGTCAACGACGGCAAGATCCCGCGTGGTTCCATCGTCAAGGTGCTGGATATCGGCATGGGCGCCAACTGCGTCTATCCGCTGATTGGCTATATGGAGTACCGCTGGAATTTCCTCGGCTCCGAGGTCGACCCCATCGCCGTGGCTGCGGCCAAGGCCATCGTGCAGTCCAATGACCTGAGCAAGGTCATCCAGCTGCGTCAGCAAAGCAACCCCAAGCAGATCCTGTTGGGTCTGCTGGAGCCGGGCGAGCGCTTTGACCTGACCATGTGCAACCCGCCGTTCCATGCCTCCATGGACGAAGCCACCAAGGGCAGCGAGCGCAAATGGCGCGCCCTGGGCAAGGCCGATCCCAAGCGCAAATTGCCGGTGCTGAATTTCGGCGGCCAATCGGCTGAGTTGTGGTGTGAAGGCGGCGAAGCGCGCTTTGTGACGCAGCTTATCGCCGAGAGTGCGCACTTTGCCCACAAGGTGTTGTGGTTCAGCACCCTGGTGTCCAAAGCGTCGAACTTGCCCGCAATCGAGACAGCCCTGAAAAAAGCCGGTGTGCTGGAAAGCCGGGTGGTTGAGATGTCCCAGGGTCAGAAACAAAGCCGTTTCGTGGCCTGGACCTTCCAGACCAAGAACGAGCAGCAGATCTGGCGCCAGCGCTGGGTTCGCGACTGA
- a CDS encoding DNA polymerase III subunit chi, whose product MDTPNPIKKDDHLLDDLESIRQLLGDDDLQPPLLTEPVNGEVQIPLLFDMVGGKPAATQPVAAAAAPVAEPVAEKSADALLLHLDNELRAAAQLIMQDVIDDFAPHIETEIKRRLDARMERLLSQYQS is encoded by the coding sequence ATGGACACTCCCAACCCTATAAAAAAAGACGACCACCTGCTGGACGACCTTGAGTCGATCCGCCAGTTGCTGGGTGATGATGACTTGCAACCGCCGCTGTTGACCGAGCCGGTCAATGGCGAAGTACAGATTCCACTGTTGTTCGACATGGTCGGCGGCAAGCCTGCCGCGACGCAGCCGGTTGCTGCAGCCGCAGCCCCTGTCGCAGAACCTGTCGCCGAGAAGTCCGCCGACGCCCTGCTGCTGCACCTGGACAACGAACTGCGCGCCGCCGCGCAATTGATCATGCAAGACGTGATCGACGACTTTGCCCCGCATATCGAAACCGAGATCAAGCGCCGGCTGGATGCGCGGATGGAGCGGTTGCTCAGCCAATACCAGTCCTGA